One stretch of Cyclopterus lumpus isolate fCycLum1 chromosome 10, fCycLum1.pri, whole genome shotgun sequence DNA includes these proteins:
- the LOC117737939 gene encoding protocadherin alpha-C2-like, with the protein MRSCKRYVLLVILFYFVGNISTSGTHYSIPEEMKEGSVVANLATDLILDVKTLNQRKMRLDIIANKKYLDVNKETGELYVVEKIDRENVCNTKSSATCYLKLEIILENPVRIFNIEVEILDMNDNAPQFRRDAIHLDISEATPNGERFSLSNAVDPDVGTNSVKTYHLSESEHFNIEVKTGRDGSKFAELILTKTLDREQHAVHNLILTAVDGGTPARSGTARVIVRVLDTNDNAPTFDKLNYTLKIMENSPTGSLVIHLNATDLDEGSNSDVTYAYSLYTSEKTQETFHLNPSTGEITVKGMLNYEDYRIYDMEIIATDRGASALSGQCTIKILIEDMNDNHPEISIKSFQSPVNENIELDTVIAVVSVSDKDSGDNGVVDLHIPDNMPFKLRESSDNYYELVVSQALDREKVTEYDITFTVTDRGSPPLSDNETMMLELLDVNDNVPQFPQSCYTIRVMENNAPGALLSSLTAFDPDLHENQYLVYFILEREIANTSMSMLFSINPENGNLYALKTFDYEIENEFLFHIEARDSGSPPLSSNVTVHINIVDQNDNAPVIVSPWRAHGSLVEEKIPRSTDKGSLVAKVIALDTDSVHNSRITYQFLQVTDATLFSLDQYNGEIRTMRMFSYRDPRHQRLVVVAKDNGEPALSATVTIKLFTVETAVKAYSDMTEVPLEYDIFSDLNLYLVIGLGSVSFLLLITILVTIVLKCQKPKPSKAAPPCRNSVISERNSTIADSTLVSNDAYWYSLFLAETRKGKMVVRQPVPKGSRYIVSSLPRGTGLTNTSDSAASTLQVRVQWKIVKQLESSVVLNLTHNMRSLLSAPIHLWD; encoded by the exons ATGCGTTCTTGTAAAAGGTACGTCCTGCTcgttattcttttttatttcgtTGGTAACATATCGACTTCAGGGACTCATTACTCAATACCTgaggaaatgaaagaaggaTCAGTTGTAGCAAACCTTGCTACCGATCTCATCCTGGATGTTAAAACACTGAACCAGAGGAAGATGCGTCTGGACATCATTGCAAACAAGAAATATCTGGATGTGAACAAAGAGACTGGTGAGCTGTATGTTGTGGAAAAGATTGACCGGGAAAATGTTTGCAATACCAAATCATCAGCGACTTGTTATCTCAAACTGGAAATAATACTAGAAAATCCAGTCCGAATTTTTAATATAGAAGTAGAAATATTGGATATGAACGACAACGCCCCACAGTTTCGGAGAGACGCCATTCATTTAGATATATCTGAAGCGACGCCAAACGGAGAGAGATTCTCTCTCAGTAACGCAGTTGATCCTGATGTCGGAACCAACTCAGTGAAAACGTATCATCTGAGTGAAagtgaacattttaatattgaaGTTAAAACTGGCAGAGATGGGTCAAAATTTGCTGAATTAATCTTAACAAAGACTTTAGATCGAGAGCAGCATGCTGTCCATAATTTAATACTCACAGCTGTAGATGGAGGCACACCTGCTCGTTCTGGCACTGCACGTGTTATTGTTCGTGTTTTAGACACAAATGACAACGCTCCTACTTTTGACAAATTAAATTACACGTTAAAGATAATGGAAAATTCTCCCACTGGAAGCCTCGTTATTCATCTCAATGCAACAGATTTAGATGAAGGGTCGAATTCTGATGTAACGTATGCATATAGTTTATATACGTCAGAGAAAACACAGGAGACATTTCATCTGAATCCTTCTACTGGTGAAATTACTGTTAAAggaatgttgaattatgaagaTTACAGGATTTATGATATGGAAATTATAGCAACTGATAGAGGAGCAAGTGCATTATCTGGACAATGTACTATTAAGATTCTGATTGAAGACATGAATGACAACCATCCAGAAATATCCATTAAATCATTCCAGAGTCCAGTCAATGAAAACATAGAATTAGACACAGTGATAGCTGTAGTTAGTGTCAGTGATAAAGACTCAGGTGACAATGGAGTGGTTGATCTTCATATTCCAGATAATATGCCCTTCAAACTGAGGGAGTCCTCTGATAACTATTATGAATTAGTAGTGTCACAGGCACTAGACCGTGAGAAGGTCACAGAATATGACATCACTTTCACTGTGACAGACAGAGGCTCTCCTCCTTTATCTGACAATGAAACGATGATGTTAGAACTGCTGGATGTAAATGACAATGTACCACAGTTCCCTCAGTCATGTTATACTATACGTGTAATGGAGAATAACGCACCTGGGGCCTTGCTGAGTTCACTCACTGCATTTGACCCTGACCTCCATGAAAACCAGTATCTAGTGTATTTCATCCTGGAGAGGGAGATAGCCAACACCTCCATGTCCATGCTGTTCTCCATCAATCCAGAGAACGGTAATCTTTACGCACTAAAAACCTTTGACTACGAGATCGAGAACGAGTTTCTTTTCCACATTGAGGCCAGAGACTCTGGCTCTCCTCCACTCAGCAGCAACGTGACGGTCCACATCAATATAGTGGACCAGAACGACAACGCTCCGGTTATTGTCTCTCCGTGGCGCGCGCACGGCTCGCTGGTGGAGGAAAAGATCCCCAGATCCACCGATAAAGGCTCTCTGGTGGCCAAAGTGATCGCCTTGGACACCGACTCGGTGCACAACTCTCGGATTACGTACCAGTTTCTACAGGTGACTGACGCCACCTTGTTCAGTCTGGATCAATACAACGGAGAGATCCGGACTATGAGGATGTTCAGTTACAGAGACCCGCGTCACCAGCGACTGGTTGTTGTTGCAAAGGACAACGGGGAGCCCGCTCTCTCCGCTACAGTCACCATCAAGCTGTTTACGGTGGAGACTGCCGTTAAGGCCTACTCTGACATGACGGAGGTGCCTCTAGAATATGACATCTTCTCAGACCTGAACCTGTATTTGGTCATCGGTCTGGGCTCGGTGTCATTTCTCCTACTGATCACCATTTTGGTCACCATCGTGCTCAAGTGTCAGAAACCCAAGCCCAGCAAAGCGGCTCCTCCCTGCAGGAACAGTGTGATCAGTGAGAGGAACTCCACCATCGCAGACTCCACTCTGGTCTCCAACGATGCCTACTGGTACAGTCTGTTTCTAGCAGAGACCAGGAAAGGGAAGATGGTGGTTAGACAGCCGGTGCCAAAGGGCTCCAGATACATCGTGTCCAGTCTACCAAGAGGCACAGGACTGACAAACACTAGTGACTCAGCGGCTTCCACTCTGCAGGTGAGAGTCCAAT GGAAGA
- the pcdhb gene encoding protocadherin alpha-C2, which yields MIFWATVFVLSAVWRSALSVTRYSIAEEMERGSVVANLAADLGLELGGLAQREVKLDIFHNKKYLDVNKKTGELYIVEKMDREYLCQTKTTSCFLKLDVIIESPLRIFNIELGITDINDNAPHFRRDRVELDVSESATPGERFSLPNGVDPDVGINTIKTYKLSNSEHFTIEIQTGSDGTQYVDLVLTKSLDREENAVHKLVLTAVDGGVPVRSGTANIIVRVQDTNDNPPRFDKQIYTINMTENSPIGTLVKKLNATDLDEGPNSEIVYSFTLYTSEKTQDVFELDPNTGEITVKGTIDYEDMQLYEMHIEARDKGTHPLLGQCKVVVHVTDMNDNYPEITIQSVKNTVDENIPVGSVIALVGISDRDTGHNGNVSLSINQPMPFILNKSSDRPMHYKLIVSAPLDRESVPEYDIKLIVTDAGTPPLSDNETITVHLLDVNDNAPQFPQSFYTIRVMENNAPGALLSSLTAFDPDLHENQYLVYFILEREIANTSMSMLFSINPENGNLYALKTFDYEIENEFFFHIEARDSGSPPLSSNVTVHIIIVDQNDNAPVIVSPWRAHGSLVEEKIPRSTDKGSLVAKVIALDTDSVHNSRITYQFLQVTDATLFSLDQYNGEIRTMRMFSYRDPRHQRLVVVAKDNGEPALSATVTIKLSTVETAVKAYSDMTEVPLEYDIFSDLNLYLVIGLGSVSFLLLITILVTIVLKCQKPKPSKAAPPCRNSVISERNSTIADSTLVSNDAYWYSLFLAETRKGKMVVRQPVPKGSRYIVSSLPRGTGLTNTSDSAASTLQVRVQWKIVKQLESSVVLNLTHNMRSLLSAPIHLWD from the exons ATGATTTTTTGGGCGACGGTCTTTGTCCTGTCTGCAGTATGGCGCAGCGCTTTGTCGGTGACACGGTACTCCATAGCCGAGGAGATGGAAAGGGGCTCTGTTGTGGCTAATCTCGCTGCTGATTTGGGACTTGAGCTTGGAGGTTTGGCACAACGAGAGGTAAAACTTGATATTTTCCATAATAAAAAGTATCTCGATGTGAATAAAAAGACTGGGGAGTTGTACATCGTGGAAAAGATGGACAGGGAATATCTTTGTCAGACAAAAACTACCTCCTGTTTTCTAAAGCTTGATGTTATCATAGAAAGCCCTTTGCGGATCTTCAACATTGAACTTGGAATAACAGATATTAATGATAACGCTCCACACTTCCGACGAGACAGAGTTGAGCTCGACGTGTCCGAATCGGCCACACCAGGAGAGAGATTCTCCCTGCCTAATGGGGTGGATCCCGATGTcggaataaatacaattaaaacatacAAACTCAGTAACAGTGAACATTTCACTATCGAAATTCAGACAGGCAGTGATGGAACTCAATATGTCGATTTGGTGTTGACTAAATCTTtagacagagaggagaatgCCGTTCATAAGTTAGTACTGACTGCTGTGGACGGCGGGGTCCCCGTGCGCTCCGGCACTGCCAATATTATTGTGAGAGTACAGGATACGAACGATAATCCTCCGCGGTTTGACAAGCAGATTTACACAATTAATATGACAGAAAATTCCCCGATCGGAACATTAGTGAAGAAGCTTAACGCTACAGATCTTGACGAGGGTCCTAATTCAGAGATAGTCTACTCGTTCACACTTTACACAtcagaaaaaacacaagacgtTTTTGAATTGGATCCTAACACTGGGGAGATAACTGTGAAGGGTACTATTGACTATGAAGACATGCAATTATATGAGATGCACATTGAAGCTAGAGACAAGGGGACGCATCCCTTGCTGGGGCAGTGTAAAGTAGTCGTGCACGTGACGGATATGAATGATAATTATCCTGAAATTACCATACAGTCCGTAAAAAACACAGTGGATGAGAACATCCCAGTAGGAAGTGTCATTGCTCTTGTAGGTATAAGCGACAGAGACACTGGCCATAATGGGAACGTAAGCTTATCCATAAATCAGCCCATGCCATTTATTCTTAACAAATCATCAGATAGACCCATGCATTATAAACTCATAGTGTCCGCCCCTTTAGATCGTGAATCAGTACCTGAATATGACATCAAACTGATTGTGACAGATGCAGGAACGCCGCCTTTGTCTGACAACGAAACAATAACTGTGCATCTACTGGATGTAAATGACAACGCACCACAGTTCCCTCAGTCATTTTATACTATACGTGTAATGGAGAATAACGCACCTGGGGCCTTGCTGAGTTCACTCACTGCGTTTGACCCTGACCTGCATGAAAACCAGTATCTAGTGTATTTCATCCTGGAGAGGGAGATAGCCAACACCTCCATGTCAATGCTGTTCTCCATCAATCCAGAGAACGGTAATCTTTACGCACTAAAAACCTTTGACTACGAGATCGAGAACGAGTTTTTTTTCCACATCGAGGCCAGAGACTCTGGCTCTCCTCCACTCAGCAGCAACGTGACGGTCCACATCATTATAGTGGACCAGAACGACAACGCTCCGGTTATTGTCTCTCCGTGGCGCGCGCACGGCTCGCTGGTGGAGGAAAAGATCCCCAGATCCACCGATAAAGGCTCTCTGGTGGCCAAAGTGATCGCCTTGGACACCGACTCGGTGCACAACTCTCGGATTACGTACCAGTTTCTACAAGTGACTGACGCCACCTTGTTCAGTCTGGATCAATACAACGGAGAGATCCGGACTATGAGGATGTTCAGTTACAGAGACCCGCGTCACCAGCGACTGGTTGTTGTTGCAAAGGACAACGGGGAGCCCGCTCTCTCCGCTACAGTCACCATCAAGCTGTCCACGGTGGAGACTGCCGTTAAGGCCTACTCTGACATGACGGAGGTGCCTCTAGAATATGACATCTTCTCAGACCTGAACCTGTATTTGGTCATCGGTCTGGGCTCGGTGTCATTTCTCCTACTGATCACCATTTTGGTCACCATCGTGCTCAAGTGTCAGAAACCCAAGCCCAGCAAAGCGGCTCCTCCCTGCAGGAACAGTGTGATCAGTGAGAGGAACTCCACCATCGCAGACTCCACTCTGGTCTCCAACGATGCCTACTGGTACAGTCTGTTTCTAGCAGAGACCAGGAAAGGGAAGATGGTGGTTAGACAGCCGGTGCCAAAGGGCTCCAGATACATCGTGTCCAGTCTACCAAGAGGCACAGGACTGACAAACACTAGTGACTCAGCGGCTTCCACTCTGCAGGTGAGAGTCCAAT GGAAGATCGTAAAACAACTGGAAAGCTCCGTGGTGCTGAACCTCACACACAATATGCGCTCGCTGCTTTCAGCACCGATACATCTTTGGGATTAA